Part of the Nicotiana sylvestris chromosome 5, ASM39365v2, whole genome shotgun sequence genome is shown below.
tgcctaacaccttctcccggtttaacagaattccttacccggatttctggttcgcggactgtaataaagagtcaatcttttcttcgattcgggatttaaaccggtgacttgggacaccataaaattatccaaagtggcgactctgaatttttaataaataaataatctcgtttcaattgtcacctaaattggaaaaactcccttatactccttCCGCagaggtgtaggtaaaaaggaggtgtgacaaaataTACAATACATTCTTAGTTGCAAACATAAGTATTCTCCCACTTGGCACACGAGGAGGAATCAATTGATCCAATCACATATACCTCCCTCATTCAAATTGTAGATTGAAAATAAGAATTTAACTGCGTAAAACATTCGTGTAATCTAAATGGCATACATATATGTAAGTTGTAACAAAAAATGATCTCATACATATACACGACCACATAGACAGTGAGCACAAATTTATGAGAAGAAAGCGAGAGAATACAATAGATGCTTATAGATTTTCGATTGCTTTGCTGGTATTGCACTCTTTAAAATAGTCCATGCAGGAATACCCTTAAAATCCTTAGATCAGACATATAGATAAGTTTCAACTATTtgtcacaaaaaaataaaaatattttatttaacaCAAAATTAAAAGTTATTTTTTAAAGAAGGCACAACCCATTTCAGGATATGTTCAAGTATTGCTCTCAAAAGAAATGTTGCAAGTTGAGACAAATATAAGCTTAGAAGGATAGTAAAAGTAGCAAAGCAAAAACAGTCAATACTAAAGGAAGAATTACCTTGAATTGGTTAAGAGGCTGCATAGGCTATCGATGTTGCTTGGATAAACCAAAGACATGAACCTTGTCACTTTGCTTTTTTCCAAAGTGCTGATggtgtaatatatatatatatatatatatatatatataaagctttGATGATACTCACAGAATGAGAAGTGAGGAGTTGTAACCGGTTGATTACAATAAGTTGTTACGTCTCTTTAGGGACATCAGTTAAAAGATTGATAACAGTTGCTTCCAAGAAACGGTTGGACTCTCCAGTAAATGACTTAAAAAACGTTTCAAGCAACAATTGTTTCTTGTGTAAtacaatttttttatttattgaatgtgaataaaaaagataaaaatatcaaaaaaatgaGGAAAAAGATAAATACAATTGGTGGACATAGAAGGATGCCGCATCACCTTCTCAATGCCCAGCTTTATTAATATATATAGATTTTTTGTTTACTTGTGGTCCCactttaattgttgttgttgtttcagaTTTACAACTTACGTTAAATTTTCACTGTTAGTTTACTTTAACTGCAAAAATACTgaccttctttatttattttgatTATTGCAGAGGTTGATTGATGTTGTTGCAATTGTGGTTCCTAAATCACATCACAGATGATCTGTTAGGAATATAAAAACTAAATGGAACAAGAGCTGGAGGGGTGTAGAGATGAAAAAACTGTGATGGTAGTGCGCTTGGAGCACTTATGACGTAGAATTCAAAGATCAATTGGGGTCCTTAGGGACTACATGCAACTAAAAAATGACTAAATAAAGACATCTTCTAGCATTAAAGACACAATTGAAACATCACAACACATCAAAAGCAACACTAGATGGAAGATTTCAAAAACCCCAAGCATAAAGTCTTACTTGAATGGAGGCAAGACTTTAAATTTAAGAATAGTATGAATCTGTCAACTTCAACACAATACTGTAGCTGAAAATCCCAAGCTGTTAACCTCCAAAATTACCGATCATTTTGCTTTTTCCAGAAGAGTAATATGAAACAGgtgaagaataaaatgaaatcggGTGTTTTGAAGGGCTAAAAGGATTTTTGATGGGTCGGGTCGATCTGGAGGGTTAATGGGAGGGATGAAACATGTGTTGGGGTGGTGTCATATTTAATGAGCAATCCGAATTAGCCATGTGAcattaataattttttattaatatatAGTCCGTTAGAAATAAGGGTACATATAGGCTAGATCTTTAGCGGTTTGGTCACTTTTAGGAAAATGGGCGGATGAAGGTCATTTTTAGACTGAAACAAATAAGTTAGGCGTAgttttcactctttttttaaaGGAAAATAACTTATGTCATAagtaaaggaaattattttcttcattttggtaaaaaaaaatctttctctAGATATAAAATATTTTCGATATAAAAAAACTGTACACAATGAAATATATTTTTTGAAGAAAACATTTTTTTGCCATCCCAAACCATTTTGTTTAGAATGCGAAAAGGTGTTcttaaataaaaatttaataataCCTCTATTTTATTTTAAGTGATGTTCTTTTTCCTGGTTCATTTTAAAAAGTTCAATACGGTTACATATTTGAAACTCTTTATTCTTAACATTTCATTTCAGCCTTTAAGATTTTCTTACTAGAGCAGCTAATGTTTTAAAAGTCTTTTTTACAATTTGATTCAATCAAATGCAGTCATTTTTTTTAATGTAATCATTTAAAATTTGTTTGCCTTCCCTTTTTCCAATCCAAATACACAAAAGGAAGTCTGGTGCACTATGCTCCTGTTATGCACGGAGTCCGGAAAAagaccggaccacaagggtctatcatACGCAACTTTACCCTGTATTATTACAAGAAACTGTTTCCGCCGCTCGAATCCGTACGCCGATAAGCAGCTCTAAATAACATTCATTATGTTCGAGATGTTTTAAAACTATTTTGATTAATAAAAGTAATTTATATTTATCTAATAAGTAGCTCtaaatatatgtaaattttaatttatttttaaaaaaataatcaagAATCAATATCCAAATGCACATTATTAATACTTGGGAATTGTCCTTGCCTTCCAGTTTCGAACTCTCTTTCATTTTCGTAGGTGTATGCGAGTGTAAAgggggaaaaaaaggaaaagaaaggggGGCAAAGGTGGAAATAAATCCCACTTCAGTACCATTTGCCGTCAACCTCCTCTTCATTCTACTTGTATTCGCCGCTCGCAATGGCTCTGCGGCAACAGCTGAAGAATGTGAAAACCTTGTTGCAGAAATGTGATGGAGGAGAAGTACCTTTGCACCATCCCTTATTCTACGCCGCTCAAGGTCTTCGATACCGAAAACTACAAGTCATTCTCACTACTGTAAGTTATTCTCTTTCACTTTTGCACTGACCCTTTTGCAAGTACAGAAGCCTCATTCTCTCTCTTTTCTGATTACATTTTTCAATATTATTGAACCAATTGTCACTGACCCTTCACCAATTACAACAATTTACACTGGCCCTTTTGTTCAATAATATTGATGTTTTACTAAGCAGAGCATAGACAAGCTTGGAAAAGCAGGGGAAACGGTGAAAGTAGCACCTGGGTATTTTCGCAACCATCTTATGCCCAAATTGCTGGCTGTACCCAATATCGACAAGTACAGGCATCTTATGGAAGATCAGCGAAAGGTTCGTTCCATTTGTACTGTTtggttttaaatcttgaaattgcTCTGAATAGGATTATTTTGTTGCGAGAATTTGATATGTTGGTTCTTTTATTCTCCTGTCCTGAACTTGAATTTTGGAGAAATTTTGAGTATATGATATGTTAATGTACCTAAGAGGGGAATTTGATGTACCCTAATAAATAAAATCAAAAGCGTAAATAGGAGTCTATCTCCAATAAGCATTGGAGTAGGTCTCCACTaaaaaggacgaagaacaccctAAATACAAAGCTCTCTTTCAGATATCCCATCAGAAAGGTAGGTCGGACTTGGTGAAAATTTGAAAGAGTTTAGACTTTTGGTTTTGGCCTCTTTTTTAGTACCCTAATTCTCTTTTTGGCTTTGATACCATGAAATAAAATAGAGAAAAGAACTTcaagagaaaaaataaataaaaccatGGTGCTACGAGAGATAAAAAAAGAGTGTTCTCTGATAAGTCTTGGTGGGCAGATTTACGTGATACCTGTGTTGACGGGAGGTAGGAGGTACTTGGTGGTATAGTCTTGGAGCGCACAAGTTGGCCAGGATATCACCGTCATTATAAAAAAGTCCCTTTGAATGGCTCGCTGCCTATTTAGTTAGTACTTTTTTATGTTTTGATTCTAGAACAGAACTAGAGATCCTGTCTCCCTCCCTTGAAAACTCCCCTTGATTAGCTCTCATAGTTTTGCTGAACCTGGCTATCTTGAAAATTGTTCTAGTCTTATGTTTCTCGTTTGTTTGAAGTACAGTTGCAATGCAAGCACTGTTCTGCCCTTGTCATACAAGTTTCCCATCTGCAAAAAAATAATATACTCTTTGTTATCAAACTACATCCAATAAAGTTATGCGAGATGGATTTCCCGCTTCCCATTGTATTTATTCAGAAGGAGAAAAAACTTTCTTTTTCTCCTCTGCAAATGTATTTATTCAGAAGGGGAAAAAACTCTCTTTTTCTCCTCTGCAAATTTTCGCTTTTTATTACATATCACAAACAGATATCTTAGTGCACCTACCGTTGAAAAGGCTGAGTATTTGGGACAATGATATGGATTTTCCTATGTTGAGCATGTGGCATACCCTTGCATGTTTTGCGATCAACACtgtgtaataaacatttgggcgGTTGGCCTTCACACTTTTTCACACTGTAAGTGGTGCCATTTGTGAATAAAGTAAAATGAGCTTGATTTTCTCCTTGCTTTCTTTTTGCATATTAATTAAGTTCTCTTGAGATGCTGTATTCATCTGTTTAGTGTTTTAAATCTGCTGCCTCTACCAGCTTTACCAACGTGAGGAAGTTGAAGAGGTTAAAATAGTTCCAGCAACCAAGGAAGATAAGATGAAAGAATACCAGATGGCAGCAAACCGCCTGGATAGAACTAAGTTGGTCAGTGTCTTATGCTAAAGCTCTGTGGAATTTTTTAAAACAGTCTTCAGTAATGATTTTCACTAGTCTTTTATCATATCTCATGAAAATTGATCATGAACTTCTTACTCCCTGTCACATCCTGCTATTTTTTCCTGAAAAAGGATACAGAAGAGGAAAGTAAATCTACCTGATCATCTTTTATCTCACACTAACTGTTCATATTGGCGAACTAGCATAACTGGTAACTGGTATAGATTTGTTGTAACAGTGACTGAGTCGTGCTATAATTGATAGTGTTTCATAAGGTTCAAGAGTCATCCCTTCGTTCTCTTAACTATTTCAGATACATTTTTGGTAATTGGGCTATCAGTAGTTCTTCGCCTCTTTTTCTTTCATCTGAACTGCAATTTGTTTTCAGGTTCTTAGAAAACTCGCAAAGAAACCGTTGATGAAAGATGACAGTGGTAGGACTTTCATTCAGGAACCTATTGGAAAAGATGAAATTGTGGCTGAGGTGATACTTTGTCCCTAACTTGATGTCTAtgttctctttttatttttccatTCAAAAATCTCGGTTGATAACCTTTGCCTTAAAAGTGATGTGCTCTGTAAAACCCGGGGAAGAGAAAATTTACAGTAAGTTCAGACTTGCGGAGCTTGCTTTTCTTTAGTGACAGCCAGGCagcttctttcttctcttttttttttccctcTAAAAGGTGCTTATTGTCACTCTCTATGTTTTTTAATTCTTTTCTCTTTGTGTTATAACTTTTCTAAAATTTTGGTTTTACTGGTATTGTGCCCTAAATACCTTTTGGGGGACAAAAAATCTCTATAGTCTTCTTTATATCCCCCAGTGGGCCCCTTTTCCGAGTCATGTGTGTTGTTGGTAATTTTTTCTTCGTAGATTAAGTTTTTGGTACATAATACTGGGTTTCTCTAGGATATAGAAGTCACTTGGTGGACAAGGTAGTCTTTTTCCTCACTGGTTTCCAAATTTAGGTCGGCGAGGATTTAAAACCGGTAGTACATTAAAAACTCTAAATTTGCACTTATCGCAAAAAAGAGTTACAGTTTCTCTCAGCAATTCTGCTTTATGTTGGAGTATATGGAACACTGGAATAGGAGATCTTTTCATGATAGTGAGAACAATGTAGAAAGCATAAAGAGATCTTTCTTTTCAATTGTGCTTTTCATGATAGTGAGAACAATGTAGAAAGCATAAAGAGATCTTTCTTTTCAATTGTGCTTTTGGTGTAAAGAGAAAATACCATGCTGTATGAATAGTTGGCCACATTTGGTGGAAGACAATGTATGACTCAAGTAGAGTACATGCACATCTTATACATGTTTTTTTGACATGGATTTGGTGTTTATTAAACAATATTTGACGTATCAAAAAAAATTCTGTTCTGTAGTTCTAATCTTGGCTGTGATGTTTCTGGGATGGTTAGAGTAATGCCAGCAGTTTCTTATCTCTTCTTCCTTCCCCTTTTTATATTTTTCCAGTCCGAGCCTTGAGACTCAAATTCCATCACCGTTCAGTTTGTTCACTTGGCCAATCATTTTTCTCTTTCCCAATAATTGTAGGACATTAAGGTGCCCTTCATTACCTGTACTATTTTACCTGACTATGTGTATCAGCACCATATATGTCCACTACTCTCTTCCTTCTTTGCCAGTTCGTATTTCTATTTGCAACAAATCCTTACTCGTTTTGAAGTCCTTTGAGCTCAGTGCTCCTTTTCTGCAGAAAACCCTAAGATGGACCTTTGGAGTACCTTTTAGGATCTTGTATAGGATGCTATCTGAACAGACACTATACAATTATTGTGCAGAAGTGCAGTAGCCCATTATGATTTGCATCACAGTTGCTTTTGGGATAAAATAGTTTATTCTCTTTCTAATGTTCCTTAGTGACAGAATTTTGGATCCAAGATAGTCTACAGTTATGGTTTATATGTTTATTATGACTTATGAGTATAGTTGCTTGCTGGAAGCCATACTTAAGAGTTTCTCGTTGTTTCCTTTGCTTGAATCAGCTGGTCTCTCTAGGTTTGTTAATTCCTTTATTATTGACCTGGCTCCACGTTAATGTTTTAAAAGGAACACTGTTACTCAATGGCTAATTGGCTGAAGACAGTCAGGTGTAGCAAATCTGAGTTGTAAAATTTTGGCATGAGGCATTTGCATTTGCCTTTTTCTTAAGGCAATGTGCTTTAAAGGTTTTCCTTCTCTAATGAAAAAGAAGGATGTGTAAAGAAGTAATTTAGTTATTCATAATTTAGTGATCCAAAACATGGGTATGTATTAGAACTAATCTTTTTGGTATGGAGGTTCATAAAACTAATAAAATATGAAGGAAATAGTCTAAATTTTTCGTTTGGGAAACTACACTTAATGTTTTTTCTTCACTCTTGCAAACTGACTTTAGTTCCAGCAATCTCGGTTTGGACCTTTTTCTGTTTTATGTGTGGTGCCAAGTGAAAGTTACTTAAGGAAAGCCTATCCCTGTAACTAGGAATTTCTTACAGCTGCTACCTTGTTTTCTGTATGTGTATTGGCTTGCTGGTGGGATATGTTATTTGCTAAACTGAAAGCCTTACTATCTTAACTGTACATCTAGATCACTAGTTATTTGCTTCATCTTCTTGCTCTAAACTGTTTGTGGAAAGACTAGATATAGAAATCACTTCCAACTTTCTTTTCTTTCGAAATCTTTTCTGTGATTACTCTGTTAGGGGTTTAGTTTCGTAATTTGATGTCCACTTCTGATATTTTCCATTGAGAAAATAGCCCAGTGTCCGTCCTTATGACCGAGTGCTTGAAGACTACTCTAGTACATGGTGTTTAATGAATACTTGAAGTTCTCACAATCTATGTGTTGGAGTGTGTGACCATTTCATCTAAAAGCTTAAGCTGTTAGAGAGAGCATACTTTTAGTTATTTAATTGCCTCTTCAACACGCCCCCTCACGTGCGGGCGTCATTTTTTTCAATTGGCCAAGCACGTGAGAATTCATTTTTTTTGATAGggtaaattgtattaatcaaaagggagagaaccgtatacaagaagtataccaaaaagtagagaatttacatcaGAACATGATTCCCTACAAAAGACGCCCAATCTTCCATACAAAtaggggctatatgagtgcaccaaaaagcgatcaaaggcaaaagactattcttaagatgtgaaaatggagactcaatcccctcaaaagctctcctatttctctccccccaaactatccacatgagagcTAACGGGGCGAACTTCCAtgcctttttctttcttcttctacggAACCCGGCCCAGCTATATAGCATTTCTTTTACAGTGCTTGGCATCACCCATTGAACACCAAAAAGGTTCATGATCGCCCTCCACAAAGCCGAGGACACAGGGCAATGCAACAAAACATGATCAACTTCTTCCCCCGAGCTTTTACACATATAGTACCAACTAACAAGAGTAATTCCCCTCTTTCGCAGATTCTCAGCAGTCAAAATCACTCCCCTCGCCGCTAGCCATGCAAAAAAGCACACCTTCGTAGGCGCCTTAGGAATCCAGATCGAGGAGTATGGAAAAGAGGCCTCCTCTCTCACCAATATACTCTGGTAAAAGGACTTTACGGTGAACAGACCATCGCCACGCAAACCCCATCTCCAAGAATCACATGATGGCTGAGGCCTGTCTTGCCCATATAGCAGTGTCAATAAATCTTGGAGCTCCGCAATCTCCCAATCTTGCATGTTCCTTCTAAATGAGAGGTCCCGTACTACCCCCCTACATGCTCCTTACGAATCTGTTGGACCATCAATTCCTTCTGGTTTGAAACTCTGAAGACGTGGGGGAAAGAGACCCTCAGAGTATCCTCTCCACACCACCTATGATTCCAAAAGCTGATTCTCCTTGCATCACCCACCCTGTAAGAGATGTTGCCACTGAAGGATTCTCAATTCTTCATGATGCTCCTCCATATGGTCTTGTGATTGCCTTGGTCCTCCAACCCCCTCCCGTGGAATCGTACTTTTCTACTATGACCTCCCTCCATAGAGCATGCGCTTCTACCCCGAATCTCCACGGCCATTTCCCCATAGAGCATGctcttcaagaagaagaagacttcttgtatttctgtgtgtatttTTACATCCCATGAGATTAAGTACTTATACAATGACTCCTAAGACTAAATTAGGAAAGACAATAAATTACTCATTAATTGCAATTAATTATAATGAAGGAAAATATTCTAGAATCAATCTACTCCTACAATTAAGCTTGGAAATCTCTAAATCAATCAATAAAATGGGTGACGAAATGATCATACATTGTATTGTGGAAGATTTCTGGTGTAGTCCATATTCTTCATAATCGTGTTAGAAGAAAGTTAGAAGTAAATGGAGAATGTCTGTAGCAGAACTTACGGGTTTTAATCAAATGTAGACAAACATGCCTTTGGTGAGAAGTGTACGACATGTCAAGATATGGATATGACGTCATACATCTCGGTGCATTATTGGTGACTACTTGtggggaagaaaagaaaatagagaGAAACCAGATAAGCCAATTATTTTAATGAGCGATAATACTTTTTACCGCTACAtttaagaaaaaggaagaaaagggaaaaccTTCAAGATGTGCGAATTTGAGAATCAAAAAGATGGTGACTTAGTATAACAATATTAACATTTTATTTAATTACTCTAACTTCAAGATAGGCAAATTGAGGAGCACCCAGGGCTTTGGTTTAGCGGTAACAGCTCAAGTTGTGATGTATGGATTAGGTGAACATCATGGGTTTGAGTCTTGCCACAATTAAAAatctggtatttaagtggagaaagATAGAGGGACATATGCCCATTATCTACCGAGTTTCGAACCGTGCACCACAAACTGTCGGGGATTCTCTTGGTTGTCGAAAAACCAAAAGATAGGCAACTTGAGGATACGTAAGGAAGTCTCTTGTAAAATATTCTTCAGACATGGTGCATTTAAGCTCTTGAAGAGTTTTACTTGGAAGTAGGAGTTCCTAGGGTTGGATCCGTAGTGGTTTGTTATCTTTTTAGTTGTATGATGTATCCTTGACATGCTATCTTTTGGAGAACATCAgtgttccttttttcttttctttttgataaTTGGGAATGCCAATTTCGGTCATTGCAAACTTTACATTGGATAGAAATTATTTTGTGGGACCTATCTACAATGTCAAACGTCCAAAAGTATTTGGATGTTATTTTTACTTCCAATTCGCAATCCAAATCTTTATTTTGATTTGCACTTCCAATTAATAAACCCATATCCAATTAGTGATTACCAGAGGCGGATGTACGTGCATTGAAGCGGTGTCACGTGACACCGCTTTGTCGGAAATTTTGATTAAAACTGTTGCTGTAAATGACATGCGAACAGTAAATTTGTACATATTATCTAAAGTGACACCACTTGACAAACATTTAGGTGTTAGCTCAATGGTTAAGCCTTTGGTTAAGTTAGTATAGGTCCAGGGTTCGATTCCTGCATACGTGaccttttgtttttctgagcTTGCCTCTCTAAAAAAGAAGGGCTGGGGTTTCGAACCTCTGACCTCCCCTATAAAATAAGGAGTACAAACCAAAGTAAAATGAcaataataattttatttttcaccTTGTAAACGCTCAATTCAGAATAATTACTTCATGAATTTGCAATATTTATTTGTGCTAGCTTGCTATTAGTGTACTCAGCTTCTCAATCTCGTCATCTCCCTGAACTCCTTTGGGTTATCGGCCATCAATTAATTGTGACACCGCTTACTGAAAGTTCTACGCACGCCCCTGGTGATTACCACAAAGTGTAGTGTCATGAAGAGCTGGTTTGAGGGGTTGTGAAATTTAAGGAGAATGTTAAGATGTAACACATCTGTGGTAGGAGTTTTATGGTTTGGACATTTGGTATTGGCATGGGCGCTTTCCATTGAGGAAAATAAGGACAAATTTTCTCCACAATGAAAGCAGTATCTACTGGGGATGAAATCTACCTCCTATTATGACCATGTGAGACCTGACTTGCATTAATAACTTAATGATAACAACTCGGCCAATATTACTGTCGGTTTCTGCACATACTATATCTGAGACTgatcttgaaaatgacatatagGAGATTGTGATATATGATTGACATGTCTCCTCCTTTCTCAAacaatttttccttttttgagATGTCTCCTCATAATGTGTACCCCTCAGCTATGCAGAGCGCTTAGTTGGGAGGGGGAGCCGTATGTCCATTATCTTTTGATTCCATCATTTGATCGACAATATAGAAATGCACAATTGAAGATACTTGATTTGTTGGAAAAAGCCCCATTATTTTGATTTTCTGTTACACTTATATTGATAATACTCAAAAACGTAATACTAGTTTCATGCTTCCAAATTTCTTTCTGCTTTATCAGGTGGTGAGACAGCTCTCTGTTCATATTGAACCGGAACATTTGGTTCTGGATACGCCTTTGCATGTGATGGGTGAGTTTGAAATACCACTGCGGATGCCGAGGTCCATTCCTTTGCCAGAGGGTAAGGTTCAATGGATTCTGCAAGTGAAAATTAGGGGCAGATGAAGCGAACACTTCCAACATCTTATAATACCAAGTATCTGTGACAGAAGTTAAATGATCTCTGCCTTCGAATGTGATGATGGTCTAAGCTTTATTGTTCATCTGTAGTTTTAGCATAGATGGTTGTCTTTTGGCAGAAAAAGATAGCATTTTGTCCAGTTATTTGGACTTTTGGAATAACCTCCTGGAAATTTTTGGGATGATATGAGATTTTTATTACAATTTGATGGTCATTTGGACTGTTTGCCCTTTTCTTTCATCTGTGTATTCTCTGCAGTGCCACAGCTTTGATCAGTATGTTGTGGCGCATATATGGATTAATTAAAAGCATGCTAGATGCATAGTATTTATCATAATTGTCTTTCCATAATGTAACTTTCCTGCAAATTCCCGTTGCCAAAGTAGTCCAGCAATTGTCTTTATTTTCTTCTCACCTTTGGAACACAACTATATGTCTTAACACTCATACTTGGAGTTGGAAATTTCTTCTTCCTTggatttaaattatatatatattgacaTTATTAAGAAGTGATAGTAGGTTAGTTATCATTTTATCAAATAATATCATAAAAATTTACATGTAATTACCTCTGTGCTCCACTTGTGCTGATTTCTGCAATAGTGTTTGTTTTTTCAGTAATCGGTTTCGTAATCctgaattctttttttttttctatccTCGAAAGGGAACACAAAGGAATTATCGCGATTGAAGATAGAAACTTTCATGTTAATTGTTCCAAGTTTCATGCTTGACTTTCAGATGAATTCATGGGTGTGTGGTATGAtggaaagtattttctggaaaatgttttttattttttttatgtttagtgggcttaaatattttgaaaaataattttcttacggactcattttcctccaattggacaAAAATATTTTTCCTACCAAGAGGATGAAAGTATTTTCTAACACTCTTTTTCAATCTTCCCCACCCTATTCCCACATCCACTGCCCCAACCACCCTAACTCCCCACTCTCTACCCACCCACACCTACCACCCCCACCCCCTCCCTCCTTCCCACCCCTATTTACTTAAACTATATATTTTAAGTAACCTCTACTCACTAATTAAAaactagaaaataatttttggaaaaagTTTTCACTCAGCACCAAATATGGGAAAATAAAACCACTCATTTTTCAGGaaaatatttttaaagaaaatatttaacaaCAAAAACATTTTCAAgtaaaatattttccaagaaaaacatttttcttcgtaccaaacacaccccatATAAAAATAAGTTCTGCTATGTATACCCTTTTAAGTTTTGTATCAATTGGCAATTGCCACTACTGGGTGTCCTTGAAAAATTTCAAGAGCAAAAACAGTCTTCCAAATAGTGTTTAGTTGATAAAAGAGTttataagaaaaaaaagatgtAACCCTTTTTAAACAAACGGCCCAGAGTCCTTGTTTTCTTCTTCGATTTCGATTTTCCCTCTACTTAAGACAACAATGAAATTGAGTTTAGAAGGAGCAATGATCCCTTATCCCATGAAACAATTATTAACCGGAAGTCAAACTATTTATGGACACAAATTTATAATTTTTGCAGTGTATTAGCAAGTCTGCAAAGATCTTTTCTTTTCCCTGATTTATTTAAGGGAATTTTTCCTTCCTATATAATATTTGAAACTTATTTACCAaaattttcctagttttgtataTTACCCACCCTAAACAAAAATTACTTACAAATTATATTCAATCCATTGTTAGTGTCTTGAATTAGGGGATTTAGTTACAtcattttcctttttcctctCCTCTCCTCTTTCCTCACTGTCGCATCTCTTTCTTTCTTCATCTTTCTCTCTCACCATTTTTCTCTCTCAATAAGGTAAGCCTAAAAATTGTCTTCTGCCAATCAACCAATTGAAGTAACCTCCAAGTCGTAGGAATTAAATATTCGAACACTAATCTATCataaagctttgaattcgaatttgggttttcaaaatcattatttgtttggattgtgtGTTATTGCAAACAATTGAAAATATCGTTTGgaatttatatctcaattttgagagtgcttggtgaagattagacttggttctggctgaatttcagattgaaactcgaagaaaaagaagaagaagaagaagacatgacatacaatatatttacgaaattgtagtacagttgtagtaaaattgtaggTAAATAATATTC
Proteins encoded:
- the LOC104239207 gene encoding uncharacterized protein, producing the protein MALRQQLKNVKTLLQKCDGGEVPLHHPLFYAAQGLRYRKLQVILTTSIDKLGKAGETVKVAPGYFRNHLMPKLLAVPNIDKYRHLMEDQRKLYQREEVEEVKIVPATKEDKMKEYQMAANRLDRTKLVLRKLAKKPLMKDDSGRTFIQEPIGKDEIVAEVVRQLSVHIEPEHLVLDTPLHVMGEFEIPLRMPRSIPLPEGKVQWILQVKIRGR